The Watersipora subatra chromosome 1, tzWatSuba1.1, whole genome shotgun sequence genome has a window encoding:
- the LOC137385337 gene encoding uncharacterized protein, whose translation MFNTTGAAYSTDNAKLGYGIGAAVNKTGSDICKRILKDMKDQLEKKKAKELLLLQKQQAAEAEQQQCEMESLSEDSDESDDEENEEKRQKKLKNEAIRYWGIIRRDVQERIRIRKEKNPAGGTWNSLRSQLRALTRGNNVRQELYEKYGIVPRPGAKIPEDSMKPRASVDIKEVINRFQSFQVRKLKVTFAR comes from the exons ATGTTTAACACGACAGGAGCAGCATACTCGACAGATAATGCCAAGTTGGGTTATGGCATCGGTGCCGCAGTCAACAAAACAGGAAGTGATATATGCAAGAGAATATTAAAAG ATATGAAAGATCAACTAGAGAAAAAGAAAGCCAAGGAGCTGCTGCTGCTTCAGAAACAACAAGCTGCCGAGGCAGAGCAACAACAGTGTGAGATGGAATCACTTTCTGAAGACTCAGATGAGAGTGACGACGAAGAAAACGAGGAGAAGCGACAGAAGAAACTAAAAAATGAGGCGATCAGGTATTGGGGAATTATTCGTCGAGACGTTCAGGAAAGAATTAGAATACGAAAAGAAAAGAATCCAGCTGGCGGAACTTGGAACTCCTTACGTTCACAACTGCGAGCGCTGACGAGAGGCAATAACGTTAGACAAGAGCTTTATGAAAAATACGGAATTGTTCCAAGACCAGGTGCCAAAATTCCAGAGGATAGCATGAAACCTAGAGCATCAGTCGATATCAAAGAAGTTATTAACAGATTCCAGTCATTTCAAGTTCGAAAACTGAAAGTTACATTCGCTAGATAA